The window tgtgtcaccacaacatatttccagttcaaggatattttctacaaacagaccaatggcatggcaatgggctcttctctttcaccatttatggccaatatatttatggaaaactttgagcaagaagcacttagcaaaagtaatagccctgctaaaatctggctccgttatgtggacgacaccttcactgtcttgcaacatggacctgaaactttggaggaatttgtgaaccacctcaactctctgaggccatcaataaaattcacatatgaaaaagaaaccaaaggtagcattcctttcctgaaTGTACTAGTCAGCataaaaaacaacagcctggaaactaaagtatacaggaaacctacgcacacaggccaatacctgaattttgcatccaaccatcccaaaacaataaaaaattggcataattcacacactaaccaaccgagctgagattatttgttctgatgagaaatctattgtggttgaacacaatcatataaaaaaagaactcatagccaatggttaccctgtcaacaccatcaaacagcatatgaaatccaacaaaacactcaaatcacACTAAAatcagaaactgagaaacctgcaggaaccctagtcattccgtatgttcaagggctttcagaaaaaataagacgcctgggaaacaaatatggacttcaaacagcattccgttctaaatctactattaaaagtattgttaccaaggtgaaaccagccacagaaaaattacaaactcacaactgtgtgtatcagattccctgtgaatgtggccacatgtacaaacgtgaaactggcagagctctatccacccgaatcaaagaacacaaaaacaactgcaagaagggtgaaaccctaaaatccagacatgctgaacatacatgggaacaTAGCCACAAaatctctgggaagactccacaccactcatacaggaatccgataaaataaaaaggaaaatcaaagaatcagccttcattattagcaataaaaatattttcagccagcagagcattgaattaaaaaatatgtggatccctttgataaagagagaaacatccctgcagcacaaaacaatagccaatactcaacctatcataaccaatccgctttaactccatggtgcacagccaatggggagacagctcatCTGCCATTGGCTGctcaagatgtagccctttctctgataaataccctcatttttccagaccctactcagtcgcacctgtgtttctgTACCATGTTtctgtaccatgtgcgtctctgcctgaggatgggagcagatagcagttcccaaaacgtcgcttgtttctgttttggtaaaactattgtgttcttTTTGTCTTTTCcttttttcgtgtttttgtctcgtttcaactgttgtgctgaattattttgggttcaatatttttgtgctgtcatcatttgtgggggttttttatcattctattctgttttgaaaaactattgtgtttgtttcgtttcaaccgttgtgctgaattttttgggttcaatatttctgtgtcgtcatcatttgtgggtttttttttcgttctcttagtttaattttctttgttttgttgaccatattcctgttacagaatattttgtggtatttatatccttgttgacaacagcaattttttgcttattttgtgttttttgtcttttttgggttttatttatttttttatttatttatttttattttttattttttcttcaacagaaaaagttcttagcattggcgtatgtccaaaaacttacatcaagttacaaCTTGGTTACTGTTATCTCTTTGGGTTCAAGCAAAGCAATTAGCTATATCTGTTGATAtgatcagggccgcaactaagggggggcaagcggggcatacgccctgggcgcaaagctgtgggggcgccgaaatcgcttgcattgtaattcctactacaactggtaactgataaaacgttttttaacttgcattgccaggaatgtctaatctgatttagaatataacgtctcaacatatttaatgaacaagtctagtgattatacggactactttatggacatagtgggttcatgcatggaagttacagtagcacagaaactgttacatgtaggtatggaaaatgcttaaatagcactatttttctGTGAGAGGGcccccggactccccgctttATTTGTGTGGTATGTGTAAaaatcgaggggggggggggggggggggggggcgaatgaatccattcatgccccgagTGCCAGagactagttgcggccctggatatgatacaatatattatagaacaacattattttaatagAGGTAcaatatgattatttgaattaCTAGATTTATGTGACTATTTAATGGTGTTATCATATGCTAAGTTGAGTGTTAAAACATAGTATGTAATGGATATTGGCATTTGTAAAAGCAATCAACTCCTGTCTGCAGGCTTTTGGTCGGGGAGGAAGACCTGATCGCGGCTGGAAGGCCGGAGTGTTCAGCCAGTACCCTCGGCCGGGCACGTTCCCGACACGCCGCCCCAACAGCGACAAGCCGCGGCTGAAGGACATAGCCGTGATGGGCTACTCGCTGCGCACTCCCGACCACCGCTACACGGAGTGGGTGCAGTTTGCCGACGGCCGTGGCTCCTGGGACCACGTGCTGGCCCGGGAGCTCTACGACCACCGGCTGGATCCCGGCGAGGACGTCAACTTGGTCGACCGACCGCAGCTCGGGCAGTTGGTCGACCGCCTGAGCAGCCAGTTGCATGCTGGCTGGAGGTACAACTTGCCCCGACACATGTATCAGTGAGATGTGGTAGGTGCAGGCTttctcacggccattgtctgcagtagccgtgtccttggcaaataattcaccgacgtttcggttgacattgcagtcgccatcatcagggagctgaCTCTCTGATGCTCccagctccctgatgatggtgactgcaatgtcgacagaaacgttggtgaattatttgccaaggacacggctacaacccagaagccaagctacttcaggtgCAGGAATGTTTGTAAACCTGCTTGCTTTAGCCcaagaattgtttttattttattttgggaattgTAATTTATGTGACTACTtaccttaaaataaatacaaccCTGGAAACCAGAAataacacccccttcccccctccacacATTCCTTCCtcagaaaaaaactaatttacgAGTAAGTTTGGCTTTAACTTTATAACCAGGATATTACTAAgtgatttttaaacttttaactatttaaattacatttggaTGGATTATTTTTATTGTACCATTTCCACCAAATTAGAGACTGTGTGGATatcatgtaattgtttttagcATGTAGGAAAGTTTGTCTTATTGTTCTGTATTTTAGAAAAAATactattttgattgtttttatagtttataataaaatagtctgtgtttattaaatttagttttgtgtgaaatttttggagaaaaaatttaaaaacgtgtttttctgagTTTATCTGAAGGCAGGGCAgtttggcatgcatcaaacagcaagccatgtattgtgagtggcgggaggtgattttgtaagcggcagtgatacaaagactggtattatagtttgtccgctctcagtaggactgtcgtgaggcgtgacagacgtacgcagttagtcgtatctcaaacgacataaagataaagaaaactGGACTCAAgcgcttgtgttgatgtgcagtgttgtctgagaagaagaggggaagtgaaggaggaagggaagtggtaTTTCTAACACTcttttgtctggttggctggctagctggcaggagggaggttaagccacgcctctgcctctctccccccctgcggactcgctgcctctctctccctcctgccgcgtcgctgcctcccccaccctccctcattagaacaaagacgcactACTTGCCATTCAttccgccagctgtttcatttaatcaaaatttaattggcgtttaaataagttgtggccgtatatcattttgcttttattaaatgttattttttcatacctgaaaaaaagaaaatctattttttccttcaaattcgCGTCGattggagtcgaaaatttggaaaaaaaaggtggggcctttacacgagtaaatacggtataatatgtttttttttaaataactatgaATGATGATTCCCAGATATTCaaagttcaaattttaaattgataaactGAAAACTGAAATGGCAGAACAGAATTAATTTAGTCTCTAGATGCAAATGTGTGAGTGGTAGTAGCTGAACAAGAATTGTGACATTCTGGTGGTTTTCACTATACTTTACTGATGTAATATTCAGTTAGGAATGAAATGTGCTAGTGTGAGTGAATCGGGGTTATAGATCATCTATATGGCTGGTGTTACGTGGACATCATCAAGTTATGGGTAGTTATCGTTTGAGGATGGTATTGTTTTAATGTGAGTGCTTTGGTGGTTGTGGATCATCTATAATTCTGTATGACTGGTGTAGTTTGGGCATCAACATGTTATGGGGGGTTATCATTATATGAAGGACGTGTGCTAGTGTGGGTGCTTTGGGGGTTGTGTATCATATATGGCTGGTGTTACCTGGACGTCTTCAAGTTATGGGAGGTTTACCATTAGAGACTTGATGTGTGCTAGTAAGTGTTCTTCAGGGTTTGTGGATCATCTATGTATATGGCTGGACATCATCAAGTTTTGGGCGGTTATCGTTTATTGAAGATAGTGTTTTAGTGTGAATGCGTCAGGAGTTGTGATTCATTTATATGGCTGGTGTTACCGGGATGTCTTCAAGTTACGGGGGGTTATCGTTTCAGGATGGACGTGTGCTTGGGTAGTGCTTCAGGGGTTGTGGATCATCTATATAGCTGGTAGGGCTGTGCGAACCTGCAATTTTCAAGTTCGAACTGAACTCGAACTATCGGTCTTGAAGTTCGCCGAACTCGAACTCGAACTCGAACTCGAACCTGTAACTACGCTTTGATCTCCTTTTATTGATATAAACAAAGTCATCTTATATGCAACCCCCATGGAGAGGTTTTGAAACGTGCTCAGCAGAAACAGTAAATTATCCAGAGGAGATCTGAAGGAGCACATAAATTTAGCACACACACCGCTCAGGTTGAGTGTAAATGTAGATCGGCAAAAGCACACTAAATAAAACACTCGATATCAGGATCTAATTTACTGATCTAGTTTCGTTGTCACTAGGGATGGGTCGGTTCCGTTTCTTgtttcctacggttctcagcattttaacccgCACCGAGAACCGCAactaaaatgtcggtgccggtaccggtaccgacagtatagcaaaaccctttacgaaaatagtccttcactacaacttaactgcagcatgaaatggctctaCTCACGTTCTGTTcacttatgaattatttttttcgacTCTTGTGGAATAATATttatctctaactataaaataaattacacgtgaaaatattaaatgtaaacaaagtacgtttcacaatcaaaatataacagttgaaggtgccataaatgtatgtagttcatagatgtgtgcaactctataaCGTGCCTAAGCAGAGATGTGAAAgcagaaagacgccatgtttgtttcaatttgtttttaaaaatagatagttaattgagtcgttgacacgtaagtaagggtgactggtgtataaagaacaattaaaagtgcaaaattccacagaatatttgtttaatcgaattaatgattgatttaaaattttccgtaatttcggcattctaaaattttatgctttttgtgcagtgctttggactgtaagttcactgcatctgctgCCATCTAGCttaatggctagtaactttctcttttaggtaaATGGGATCGCTTTGAagggggaagttttttttttttttaagtaaaaaggtgtatggatgtgtagatgtattttactattggctggtcAAACGAAATGCTTGTTGGCTAGTGATGGGAGCAGTGACAAATTTTGTTCCTGTGACACGCCGTGACCAGTGACATGAAAGTCACAGGGTCAAGTCACTGTGACATTGTCACTGTTAGTgaccttgctttttttttttgtaaaccctgagtttttttattaatatatatagtgTAACATAATCTCCTAATagttgtatatttttatatatgcgACATACAACATGTAATCATTGATAAACCAAATTAGTTcatagtttattggaattattaactatgcatttttacaaatgaaataaatatcttctatattcatttttacaaatgaaataaatatcttctatattatttataaacatttttaaataaaatatttttattaaaatataacaataatcatcactttttttttaataatactcaaCACACGAAAactcaggggcgtaggaaccaggggggacgtgtccctctgaactttttgggtggaggggactgtccccctaACTTTCTAGactgtgatatttttaatttataatattattctgcccaactttattgtaatttcttcactcatcaaattttatctgaacgaaacaataataattttgacattgatgtatccaatggttggatacaaaaactgctttaaaagtgctattttgcacttctaaaatcaaatttttacggtggaggggaatgggtttacatgacatcaaaatcattatttgtcccccccaactttatgaacacagctacaccAATGCGAAAACTGGGCATTTATCCTACTTAAGTGAATTAACAGTGTTTCTttggcttttttttaaatttggacagTAACATTTAGTTCAGATTCACAAATGATTTTGAACAGAGTAACTGGACACACCAGTGTCGCATACCTCGCCGAGAAAGTACTCGTGTGTCACGTGTCGCTACTGCGGCAAGTCACCATTAATTTCCCGGCGCCGTTACTCTTAGCGACCTGCGACTCGCACCGCAGTGACACGCCCGCAGCGACTCGCGCCAGTGACACGCTCTGCagcgacacgtgacccgtgacGCAGCGACATGCCAACTGCGCCGTTACTCCTAGCGACCTGCGACCCACGCCGCAGCCACTTGCACCGCGGTGACACACTCGTAGTGACACCTGACCCGTGACCCGTGACACGCATCGCAGCGACATGCGATTCGTGCCAATATATGCCAACCGCATTGCAAGGAAGCGCGAAGAGACTGAGACATTGGCCCTGTTACTTATAGATAAAGTCACCATCGTGACacgtgacattgcagtcgccgtgacAGTAAATATTCCCCATCCCTATTGTTGACActtctaaagtataattattctggttaaatagagcaaattgtgtaagaaattgcatcagaagtgtggcagtaccggtaatttactgttgactatgcaaacaaactgaattcaatgtaggcaataagtttgatggacaatttaatattataattctttgaaagttcaccatcattgtatATATTtccatttgacgtcgacccaagtgtctccccgactccttcaggccgttatgcctcgccagcgccatctcttgcgtgtGTGGTGCGACGCAAGTGACGGTGACGTGTGACCTTGTGTTTTCTTTACAGgatatgacttattattttattataaatatatttttgctttacgtttttgtatatttttattataattaattttgtattgaagggttttgtattttataagttttaattgttcaccgggcgccaaggccgcggcttccgcctgtgaccaatcagcatgttccgcgggctcgcggagaagggGGGGGTGATGCGGGCGCTGAGGCGCGGCAGGGGAGTGGGAGTCAGTCGTCGCCAGGACTCGGCAGACAGCGGTCACGCGAGTGTCATCGCTCCGCGCTAGTGGGACGCAGTCGTGAACtcggcacgagaggcgacggacgtcttggtgacgccgctccgggacggtgagacaAGCAGGCGCGGTATTAGCACAGGTTCTAGACTTTTGCCGTGCGGAGACGTTTTctcaactttgcagtcgagcttgttgaTTTGCAGTTACGGTCACGAGTTTTCCTTTTATTATTCGCACACGCGTGTTCTGCTTTCAATTCGGGCGAGTCGCGATTCATTTTTTCAAACTGGTAATTCGCAGTCATAGGTTCTGTGTTCtatcatttcttcctggccagtGCGGagtacagtcagacagacatcctatcacgCGCGGTCATAATAATTATATTCCTTACTGTGGGAGTGATAGTCATCacggcgggacgtcccgtaattttcttaaccagaACAGTGCGCagaaccgggtttcgacccacctaAAAATAGTCACAGGCAGAAAcatggcagccccatgtaaagtgttcggagTCTTGagcataaaggaccatcaaactttattacAGTTGTTCTCAtttaatctctggagactaagttcctcggccacgcggcctgaaccccttctctaccgaaccctgagtagccggccgTACAGTagcattgtcaggaactagtcgaccagaccacgaaacattattgtaattttttttttattcctgtgttttaaaggagggtgtatgtagatttcttgaggtaattactagattgatatagtaaattttagtttcataaagtgttctctatattatttcgaattaatttttttattaatacatattacatttttataggGTTAACAACTATTTCATCTGACCATAAGGGACACTGAACCCCACCTAATAGAGCGGGAGGTCCCCCGGAAAATTTTGAATTTCtagatgcaaattggtgctattttagcagtttttgtatctgaaagtaaattatgcacctggttgaaatatcaattttttttgtattggcctaataattttttgagtgatgaatttaatacataaagatatttttagttaaagtataaaaattccagACAACTCATGTGTTTGAACATTGGTAAACTATAACTTCAACTCTCTCCAATGCGAAATGTGATCAGGAAAAAAGTGGTGGAAGGGGAGGTTGCTAAAGCCACTTAGCCCTTCCCCCGCCCCCCTTAGATTAGAACCACCACTAGGGACACCATAacaagcaacttaaaaaatatatattttaatgaatgtatgcctaacatatattttctcat of the Bacillus rossius redtenbacheri isolate Brsri chromosome 10, Brsri_v3, whole genome shotgun sequence genome contains:
- the LOC134535788 gene encoding iduronate 2-sulfatase-like isoform X1, with protein sequence MSFTCRPTQHVSMELHLCLLQSGWSMGEHGEWSKYSNFEVAVRVPFILFVPGVTSPSLLHTHRGRPSSSPGLAELVDVFPTLADLAGVPLPRLCPEDSSAVQLCTEGVSLRPLVEQAFGRGGRPDRGWKAGVFSQYPRPGTFPTRRPNSDKPRLKDIAVMGYSLRTPDHRYTEWVQFADGRGSWDHVLARELYDHRLDPGEDVNLVDRPQLGQLVDRLSSQLHAGWRYNLPRHMYQ
- the LOC134535788 gene encoding iduronate 2-sulfatase-like isoform X3 — protein: MGEHGEWSKYSNFEVAVRVPFILFVPGVTSPSLLHTHRGRPSSSPGLAELVDVFPTLADLAGVPLPRLCPEDSSAVQLCTEGVSLRPLVEQAFGRGGRPDRGWKAGVFSQYPRPGTFPTRRPNSDKPRLKDIAVMGYSLRTPDHRYTEWVQFADGRGSWDHVLARELYDHRLDPGEDVNLVDRPQLGQLVDRLSSQLHAGWRYNLPRHMYQ
- the LOC134535788 gene encoding iduronate 2-sulfatase-like isoform X2 → MCWSMGEHGEWSKYSNFEVAVRVPFILFVPGVTSPSLLHTHRGRPSSSPGLAELVDVFPTLADLAGVPLPRLCPEDSSAVQLCTEGVSLRPLVEQAFGRGGRPDRGWKAGVFSQYPRPGTFPTRRPNSDKPRLKDIAVMGYSLRTPDHRYTEWVQFADGRGSWDHVLARELYDHRLDPGEDVNLVDRPQLGQLVDRLSSQLHAGWRYNLPRHMYQ